One genomic region from Candidatus Binatia bacterium encodes:
- a CDS encoding HU family DNA-binding protein yields MTKADLVDEISGRTKISKSETATIVDQLLNAISRALSEGKHIEIRGFGTFKVRERKARKARNPRSGAEVMVPAKLVPVFKASNELKGMVRGGD; encoded by the coding sequence ATGACCAAAGCCGACCTGGTCGACGAGATTTCGGGTCGCACCAAGATTTCCAAGAGCGAGACGGCCACGATCGTCGATCAGCTGCTGAACGCGATCTCGCGGGCCCTCAGCGAAGGGAAGCACATCGAGATTCGCGGTTTTGGCACCTTCAAGGTGCGCGAACGCAAGGCGCGAAAAGCGCGCAACCCACGAAGCGGCGCCGAGGTCATGGTACCGGCGAAGCTGGTGCCCGTCTTCAAGGCGTCCAACGAGCTCAAAGGGATGGTTCGGGGCGGGGA
- the sppA gene encoding signal peptide peptidase SppA, translated as MARNRWVLGCALLLAGTVIIIGLAFMVVNLALTGDKLALSPLSGRVGLVEIVGEIDDAEPIVDQLDRMQRDSSVRAVVIRLDSPGGGVAASQEIYEAVKRVHDEGKKPVIASMGGVAASGAYYVACAADSIVANAGTLTGSIGVIMSFPNTEDLFRKVGIRFETIKTGKFKDIGSMWRPMTDEERKLLEGVLSNVYDQFVDAIVEGRSLAREDVLPYADGRIFSGDQAQEYGFVDRLGDLDDAVQLAGQMAGISGQPVVVRKERRRVSFWDFLDNKMNQVTGLSSRGPRLEYRLR; from the coding sequence GTGGCGCGAAACCGCTGGGTCCTCGGCTGTGCCCTGCTGCTCGCGGGAACCGTCATCATCATCGGGCTCGCGTTCATGGTGGTGAACCTGGCGCTGACCGGGGACAAGCTGGCGCTCTCGCCGCTCTCCGGCCGGGTCGGACTCGTGGAGATCGTCGGCGAGATCGACGACGCCGAGCCGATCGTGGACCAACTGGACCGGATGCAGCGCGACTCCAGCGTGCGCGCCGTGGTCATCCGGCTCGACAGCCCGGGCGGCGGCGTGGCCGCTTCCCAGGAGATCTACGAGGCGGTGAAGCGGGTGCACGACGAGGGGAAGAAGCCGGTCATCGCCTCGATGGGCGGCGTGGCCGCCTCGGGCGCCTACTACGTCGCCTGCGCCGCCGATTCGATCGTGGCGAACGCCGGGACCCTGACGGGCAGCATCGGCGTGATCATGAGCTTCCCGAACACCGAGGATCTGTTCCGGAAGGTCGGGATCCGCTTCGAGACGATCAAGACGGGCAAGTTCAAGGACATCGGCTCCATGTGGCGGCCGATGACCGACGAGGAGCGGAAGCTCCTCGAGGGGGTGCTCTCCAACGTCTACGACCAGTTCGTGGACGCGATCGTCGAGGGTCGGAGCCTCGCGCGCGAGGACGTCCTGCCGTACGCCGACGGGCGCATCTTCAGCGGCGACCAGGCGCAGGAATACGGCTTCGTGGACCGGCTGGGGGACCTGGACGACGCCGTCCAGCTCGCCGGCCAGATGGCCGGGATCAGCGGACAGCCGGTCGTGGTCCGGAAGGAGCGCCGCCGGGTCTCGTTCTGGGACTTCCTCGACAACAAGATGAACCAGGTCACGGGACTCTCCTCCCGCGGACCTCGCCTGGAGTACCGCCTCCGGTAA